In one window of Henckelia pumila isolate YLH828 chromosome 1, ASM3356847v2, whole genome shotgun sequence DNA:
- the LOC140874368 gene encoding secreted RxLR effector protein 161-like — MKDLGKESKILGMSIVRDIYQCTIYLNQEAYLKKVISRYNMNESKYVSTPLRQHLKLSASQSPENVLDKQKMENIPYASGVGSLMYSMVCTRPDLAYSMSVVLIFMANPGIYHWEALKWIMRYVNRTSEYGLMFRRQSEGENPVRGYVDSDFAGNIDTRKSITGYVFKLYGTAITWKSNLQSVVALSTTEAEYIASTEAVKEAKWLRGLMIELGINQTK; from the coding sequence atgaaggatttgggaaaAGAAAGTAAGATACTTGGAATGAGCATAGTGAGGGACATATATCAGTGCACTATATATCTTAATCAGGAAGCCTATTTGAAGAAAGTAATCTCGAGATACAATATGAATGAGTCGAAGTATGTATCAACTCCACTTAGACAACATCTAAAATTATCTGCAAGCCAAAGTCCTGAGAATGTGTTGGATAAACAGAAGATGGAAAATATACCTTATGCTAGTGGAGTTGGAAGTTTAATGTACAGTATGGTATGTACAAGGCCTGACTTAGCTTATTCCATGAGTGTAGTTTTGATATTCATGGCAAATCCAGGGATCTATCATTGGGAAGCCTTAAAGTGGATTATGAGGTATGTGAACAGAACCTCAGAGTATGGTTTGATGTTTAGAAGGCAAAGTGAAGGAGAAAATCCAGTAAGAGGATATGTTGACTCAGATTTTGCCGGTAACATAGATACAAGAAAGTCCATAACAGGATATGTATTCAAACTTTATGGAACAGCTATTACTTGGAAATCAAATTTGCAATCGGTAGTTGCACTCTCAACCACAGAAGCAGAATATATAGCTTCTACTGAAGCTGTCAAAGAAGCTAAATGGTTGAGAGGTCTGATGATTGAGCTGGGCATTAATCAGACAAAGTGA